The Drosophila nasuta strain 15112-1781.00 chromosome 2R, ASM2355853v1, whole genome shotgun sequence genome segment tgaaaattaaacgtaaaaagttttgcttaaGAAGCtgaaattatgattattattttaatttatttgacttacaaaaatattataacattttagttaaaaattaaaataatttttgtttaggAAAATCATAAATCGTAAAAATTACTGTAAGTTATATTAAAAGTCGTATTTGATTAAAATGCTGTAAGAGTCAAGTTTCAAATGTCTATTTTAAAGGTTTTCTTAACAAGAAGTAATTaagttttcattatttatgtgttgctgctgatggGACTAATAGATTTTCTATAGAATATCCTTCAgcgttaattaaaatataacaacttGTATGGATGGCAGCTGTGTGGCAGTTGACTTTAGTTCCCCACGGGAAATGGAAGCGGACAGTAGCACACGCTACACCGCGGGGCAACATCCGTGccacaaaaattataatgaataaaaaaatagaaaagggAAGAAAAGTCGAAGAAAAAGACATTTGAGAAAGGAAAGCAGTCTGTGTGGCAGCATATTGATGAATTGCTCAATAGTTTTGACTTTTACCAAATGTCACAACAATTTCCTCATTGTAATTATAACGTTCCAGCTAATTGCTGAACACAGAACAGGACCACACCATGGGCATTAAAATCCAAAGTGTCATCGCATTGCAGTTTTgcaaacaaatcaattatctttttacactttttctcgttttctttttatttgcttgtaACTTGTGCGAGATGTTCTTTCCGTCTTCTtccttctttttatttttttgaggACCCCTGACTGATGGCTGATGTTTGTTTCCTTGGTAGACCCAATTTGTATGTGGCTTTGTTTTCGCACTGCGTCAGCCACTTCCTCAGTTTTCTTCCTATATCAATTCCTATTCGATTACACAGAGGACCCACACATAGGGTCCTGCTTCCGAGCCAATTATGTCATCATTAGTTTTGATTAGTTTGTTGTCTCCTGTTGATGGGAAACTGCACAACAGATACCTCACCTAGGTTTGTTTTGTGGATGGATTCTCGGGCACTTCCGGCACCACCTACTGGTTTACCTTTTGGCACAGTTGGGCGCTGCCTGGATGTTTGTTTTGGTCGATATCTGGTTTGATAtgaatgcaattgaaattgcaattgcataatAAACAAATCGATGATGAACGTCTTTTTAATTGAGGGGATATTACGAAGGACTCTCATCCCATAGCTGACAAACTCATTTTGCAACggaaactgcaactgcaatagtgtgtgtgtgtgtgtgtgtatgtgtgagagtttatgtatctgcatctgtggTTTTTATCTGACCAAAAACAGATTAGGACTTCACCTTGTGCCATGTGTGACGGATCTTTCACGTTACGCAGAGTTGTGCAAGTCCAATTCCCGGCGTTAGGATACGCTTCGCAATTGCGTACATTTGCATGATGAGATAATGGAAAGAAATGCTCATTAGTCGTTTGGCAGCGAGGAATAAGGGAAGTGAGATTAGAGTGCAGACAATCGACTTATTATGAGTGTTTATGCAGATAAACTCATCGTTTAGCGTGTGTCGGGACATACCCACTTTTCCGCCTAGGATTAGACGAGACTCTTGGAAAATACGATTGATAAGTAgctggaaaatgaaaaaatgttgaGCAATGAACAATGTCTCTGAATGTCCATAGCGTGTGGCCTGTACAAATATAATTAGCGGGAAAGTCTCATAATCGGAACGAGCTCACAAAATATTCCACtacaatactatatataatacgTAATACAAATACGAGAGATTGAATAGAAATACCAAAATGTTAGCCACACACGTTGTTGTCATTCAAAACAAATCCACTTCTTTTACACGAATTTGTCTCTAGTTTTTATCGTTGTTtcatctttttattttttagtggACCACTTTCCCCTGTGTGTGAAAGCATTTCCAGCAAACCGCAAAACATGCGAGCCAAAGAAAGCCAACAAGAGAGGGCCAGACAGTATGTCGTCTCCTATGCTGCTGTAGCTGACCAATAAATTTCCCAATTAAATGGATCCTCTGACACTTTGTTTAAAACGTCAGCGCACAGGCAACAGCTTCTACGACTACTGCGTCTACCCCCTGCCAGCCCCTGGGTgcgtttctgtgtgtgtgtgtgtgtctatgaaATAGGGGATGAGGGTTGTTCCTCGAGGGGTTGAAACCCGTCGACGCACTTTGCTTGGCCGAGCGAACTGGCGCTGTGAAAGGTAGCAATTGATACCCAACTCTCTGCAActccattttttattttcatgcaCAGctctttttctgtttctttagttttctttttttttttgcacttctCATTCAATTGCTCCCACTGTTCGGTTGCGTTGCGAAATTATAGCCCGTATATTTCTCTATTAGTGGACAAAAGACATTTCAATTTCTCGGCCAGACTCGTTGTGTGGCCCTCTGCAACGAAGTGCATGAAGTCTCATTCTGTTGCTCGAGGTGATCCTGATTCTCGTCCTTTTAGTTGGCAATTATCTAGTTGCGAAATTTATGGACCACCCGACGACTTTTGTTTGGCCTTTTTGTGGTCATGAATGGCAGATAGGCTAGTGCCTCCTACATCGCAATTGTTCCAAGACTGATGTCAGCCTGTTATGGATGGCCAAACTACTTTCTTGTTAGGAAGTGACTTTActttcaatatatattgttCCGCAAACAATGCTCTCTTCTTTCTTGACTTTTATTCTGCTGTAATTACATTCTTGTGTCAATTCAAATTCTTGTGAATTCTCACGTCGATTGAGAAGTTACGTAACTATCCAAATCTACATCGTATTTTGGTTGAGAAATAATAGTATTTTGGTTTCTTGGTAtctcacttttattttaagtgtACTATTAAATGGATAtgtaaaaaaacaagaaatttaaatttgaataataaaatgtgtGGAAATGCTTTGTacacattattttaaaatttatttatagtttttatttgtgaagttgaataatacaatttattttcaagtaCTAAAGTtgcataagtaaataaatcaataatttgtaGTATTGAATAACAAGTTTAAAAACTACCGCTATTTTAAGATTTATCGCAAAGGAATTTTTGAAACGTtaattcaaaaaaatcaaacacTTATTAATTTgagtttgttgtatttttaaataaaattaaaaatataaaccaattattaattataatgtatatatttaataataatttattaattatattaatattaacgTTAACTGCTTAATTTTGTTTGACATCTACATCTGGAAAATTTATAATagtataaatttttatttatacctttttttttagaaCACATAACTAATGGCTCTTGTactaaatattccaaaaactCATTTgctatatgggtaattccatgacgaaatttgtcccgtgcgagactttTTGCAGTGCACTGCAgcgaaaataacataaactgaaacaattttaatgaatgttattcttaaagctttagataagcactatatttagagctaaggTTGACTTTAGGAACTTcatctgttttacgataaaatatataaattccttaattttttggttgtgcgtacgaattggttaatttttgcaattatcacaacagaaaacaaaacagaacgaaaattccaaaaccattcttagctctaattaaagtacctttctagagctataaaaataaacttttcttatttttaaaattgtttcagctTATGTTACGGGACAAATTCCGTCATGGAATTAtccatatatagtataagttagttattacttaacgtaataaaagtaaaattggGATGTTAAGTTAAGTGGTTTTTcggtgttttatttttttttttgagaattaattttagaaataacaaaagcattCGTATAAGGCTGACGATTTAAAAATGGCGAAAgtaacatattaaattatggACTTAGGGTTATACGAGAAATCGCCTTACACATGTTTCACTTATGAGGCACTAAAAGCTCCTTAAAGAGAAACTAACTTAAtaattttgacatattttaaatgttactATGGGAATGAGTAATTTCTTCTTAATTTCGTGTTGAACTTGttcaatatttgatttaaggGTGATGTTTGTTTTCATCTCTACAAATTTATATCCATAAATGCGACGTGATAGCAAACATCTCCAATTTGAGTAATGTCCAGGTTTTCTTAACATATGCGTTTTGTTATACCCCATAAATTAACAGTTGTCAATGTGATTGACATAAATACACAAGTCTATATAGGactatttatttgaaattgtacAAGAGAGAGTTTTCTTAGGGAATTTAGCTTTCCCACACTTGAGAAAAGAAGAGATTCTATTCTGTTGAATCGCGCAAAGAGTGAAATTAATTGCCAGCAATTAAAGGACAATACGGGgcaaatatcgatatcgaGACTGTGCTGACGAAAAGCATATCATCTTGAAAAATTGGTAGTTTCTGTACTTGACGTTGTCTTGCAGCCTCACAAAGTGCAGCCGCTGTGTCTGCTGCAAGTAGAATTACAAGTACTGAAATCAATGGGACACACATTATTAGTTAGATCATTGTGGCACTTGTCGAACAACGACGACACCGTGTCTGCCAGGGAAAAAATGTTCTCAGGCCAGGGGGAGGACACAGGTTGAGGCACAGGTAGTTGCAGatatggtatatggtatatgggACCTGCACGCCCCTATCAAGCAACCTTATTGCCATTGTCCGAAGAATagagaaatagaaaaaaaaaaggttgtGTAGTGCCCATCGGTCTGCTACGGTTAACGAAATTGCAGCTATTGTGCACACGTAGAAGTCACATTGATATTCGGGATTCGATTTACTCTCGATAATAAATTCCAGCAACAGACATTGTGTCTCCCTCCTAGTTGCTCAGGTGGGCCCACACCTCATTGTCCTTATGAATGACGCAAGCTGTCGTCTGAGTAATGGCAAGGATACGTGAACAAttgcaatgccaatgccaaagaGAGGACTGTGAGAAAACTCCTCTTCCAGATGCAGTCACTGTCTCTCTGAACCAAATTAATGGATTTGTTCTGGACGAAAAGTTAAGATCTATTTAACTTGCTGCAAACTAatggattttattttgtgggTTTTCTCAATGAATTTTCGCAGTTAGTTTTGGGCCAAAAATGACTTGTAGAAAACGAGTTTGTAACCCTTTGATTTGACACAAATGTGCCGACGAATGCAAACTGCAGATTTCACTTTTGAATTTGCCGGCATGACACGaacaatttgccaaaatgATCTGGTTAGTGGGAAGTGAAAAGTCATTAATGAAAATCTGTGCAAAATGGCCGCAATGCAGATATATTAATTGAACTAGGAAACAGATGGAAATAAGCTGAAAAGATATCAAAGATGCAAATAgaattaaaagaaatgaatttgtttttaagtttttatattgtttgtgtgggttttttttttgtgtaaacaTAAATCGTATAATACAGCTCTGAATATTTAACTagatatttaaatgtaaatcgTATCATCGGATTTCGTATTGCTATTAACTGCATTTCAGCATTCGTATAATAACTATATAAAAAGTGGTGACAAAATATTCTCTTAAAcgcgtaatcgtaatcgtattGTAAGTGGTATAGTAATGGTATCTCTTAAACAACTATTTGTATGTCTTGCTCTTAACACTCTTAATCGCTTAGCATATGAGAAAGGATCACTTAAGGATTTATTTACACATGTGTGGTGGGAGTTTCTTCGACTGTCTCGTCACGTAGTGGAAGtgtaaatattcattaaaaaataaatagctcaatatttgcatatatcGTCTGCATATCTCTGAGGTAGACTATGTGATTGTacttgtgtgagtgtgtaggtgtatctgtgtgtgtgtgtgtatcgatgtgtgtctgtttgtgttgtgCGCCAGTTTGCGCCAGGTACGCCTGAGGTAGAGATAGTTTTGGCCGGCATTAAATTGCTTGTAGTTGCGGTTTCTTGATTGAATTgttccttgttgttgttgtgtagtGTTGTAGTGTTGGGCTTGTAGCGTTTTTAAAGCGTGCAAGCGCTTCACAGATCGCTGGCTTAGCTAAGGACCGTCTCGCCTAGTATCCATAGAGATAGGGATACATGGGCATAAAGATAGCCGGTCCCAGCTGGCGCTCTTGCGGCAAATGCGTCTTCATGTGCTTCTTCAGATGATCGCGACGCCCGAACTTCTTGCCACAGGCACTGCAAGGATACGGCCGCAGACCCGAATGGATGCGCTTGTGCCGTGTGAGCTCCTCGTTGCGTGTAAAGGTTTTGCCGCAGGTTTCCACATCACATTTGAAAGGTCGCTCGcctataaattaaaagaaaatgaaattgtaagtAAGGCATGTCAATTGAGAGTCTGAATAAAGTTTAACTTACCGGtatgaatgcgaatgtgtCCCTTGAGCTGGCCATTGTTGGAGAAGGCAACATCGCAGTGCGGACACTTGAACTTCTTTGGTCGCTGCTTGCGTGCATTCAGCGCCTTCAGCTGCGCATCCTCGGCCATGACACGAGCATACTCCTGCTCCATCAGTCCCAATGTGAAGGGATCCATGCCAAAGGCAGCAGCCGATGGTGTattggcagctgcagcagccgcagcggcggcggcataATATAAATCACTGCTGGGCAAATAGGGAGCTGGCTGTGCGGGCGACAATTGCTGTGGCGCCAACACATTGGATACGGGGAATGCTGGCTGTGGAGTCACATCCAGAAGTGGTGTCGAGGTGCGtgtgtagctgctgctgttgttgaggCCATCCTCGTAGCTGgacttgctgctgttgctgctcgatgaggatgaggatgcgGATGACGAGGATGATGATTCGCGATCGCTATCCTGACCGTAGCagaaattgctgctgctgctgttgctattgctgacTGTGGGCAACTCCGTTTTGATGGTCACACGTTCAGCGGGAGCAGGAGATGGATTGCAGATATCCAACTCGGATTCACGTTCACGTTTCACTGGCCTGGCGGGCGGCGCAGGCGTTTGGCGTTGCGTATCCCAGGGACGGAAAAGACGCGAGTATGTTTGCGGTGGATGCAAGTTAATTGTCGACATTTTTACTTCGTTTACTTCgattgaaaaccaaaaaataaagaactcAGAAATTTGTTGTACTATGATGTTGGGCGGAACACTTGGCGTGCGTTGTGTGCGTTACAAGATCTCAACTCGAACTGAACTCTCTCGGTCGAGCGACGCACAATTTAAAGAGGTCCTGGCTGGTGCCCAAAAGGTCTACCTAACAGCGGCCTACctacacgcactcacacacacacacacacacaggcacacacaggCAGACGTTCGCTTCATTCATCGATTTGCTGCCTATCTGTCTGTGAGAGCGAGAGGCACGCTTCAGGGTTGTTTTTTCGCACCGCACAACAATGGCCGCTCACGCAGactcaaatacacacacacacacacacacatgcgggTTGGTATATAAGGTATGTGTGTGATTGTATGTGTGGCTGTTTGGCAGCAATTCTAATCGCCTCTTGAAATGGCAGCTTCCTTGACTTTCGCTTTTAATGTGTGTATATTCCCAGCACTATTTATtagatacatatacatatatacatacatatatatatttatatgtagtaTTTCTCCCCATGGGGTGGAACTTTAAGCAAAGTATTCATGATTATGAATTTTACGCTTACCTACCGACAAACCCCCTTATACGCAATTTGATAAAAGTTGTTGTCTCAAAGGCGCAACTGGGCTTGGCTCTcatcctcgtcctcgtcctcatcCCTCCCCGCCTGGGCTTGGCAACCCCCCGCCTGTGTGTTAAGCTATAACTTGGTTATCTGTGGGCACTGCTTTttccttctttcttttttttcggttgATTCGGACTTGCCCGTAAAACCAAGGGGCTTGCTTTAGCTTCTGCCCTTCTCGGGTggcaatttattattgaattaagTGCTTCTTTCATTCCGTGGGGGTTGTTGTTGGTCTCTCGTCTTTGCGGGCACTTTGTGCTGCTAAACTTGCgctttaaatatgcaaaatgtgtATCAAGCGATTACGCATATACATAGAGATTGGAGTAGATGTGCTCTCaaatattcctttttttttgggggggttTGAGCTGAGGTTTGAGCATGTAAAATGGTACAGTTGCTTTAAGTTTATTGGGGGATGACACGGATAAATTGTTGGCTACTTTACGGGCTACGAGAGGCGTTTGTC includes the following:
- the LOC132786769 gene encoding Krueppel-like factor 5 translates to MSTINLHPPQTYSRLFRPWDTQRQTPAPPARPVKRERESELDICNPSPAPAERVTIKTELPTVSNSNSSSSNFCYGQDSDRESSSSSSASSSSSSSNSSKSSYEDGLNNSSSYTRTSTPLLDVTPQPAFPVSNVLAPQQLSPAQPAPYLPSSDLYYAAAAAAAAAANTPSAAAFGMDPFTLGLMEQEYARVMAEDAQLKALNARKQRPKKFKCPHCDVAFSNNGQLKGHIRIHTGERPFKCDVETCGKTFTRNEELTRHKRIHSGLRPYPCSACGKKFGRRDHLKKHMKTHLPQERQLGPAIFMPMYPYLYGY